Proteins encoded by one window of Aliivibrio wodanis:
- a CDS encoding putative ABC transporter, ATP-binding protein: MSLSITELNILTRNGSTLLPSCSLSIQKGKVLSVMGPSGCGKSTLLNVIAGHLSSDFHYTGKIYIDEKPIHQLPSHERNVGILFQEDLLFPHLCIWENLAFALPNYIKGSQRKIEAMEALESVQLEKLATVFPDQVSGGQRARISLVRMLLAKPKVALLDEPFSKLDKVLRVQFRDWVFEQLASANIPALLVTHDVDDIPKDSQQLIWPVERKHA; encoded by the coding sequence ATGAGCCTATCAATAACCGAACTTAATATTCTAACTCGTAATGGTTCTACTTTATTACCCTCTTGTTCTTTATCAATACAGAAGGGAAAAGTACTCAGTGTCATGGGGCCTAGTGGCTGTGGTAAATCAACCTTACTAAATGTCATCGCTGGACATCTAAGCTCTGATTTTCACTATACTGGGAAAATATATATTGATGAAAAACCTATACATCAACTTCCCTCTCATGAACGTAATGTTGGGATATTATTTCAAGAAGATCTTCTTTTTCCTCATTTATGCATCTGGGAAAACCTAGCTTTTGCATTACCTAATTACATCAAAGGATCACAGCGAAAAATAGAAGCAATGGAAGCATTAGAAAGCGTACAATTAGAAAAATTAGCTACTGTATTTCCAGATCAAGTTTCTGGTGGTCAACGAGCTAGGATCAGCTTAGTCCGTATGTTATTAGCCAAGCCTAAAGTTGCATTATTGGATGAACCTTTTAGCAAACTTGATAAAGTATTGCGAGTTCAATTTCGAGATTGGGTTTTTGAACAGTTAGCGTCAGCAAATATTCCAGCATTGCTTGTAACACACGATGTTGATGATATTCCTAAAGACAGCCAACAATTAATTTGGCCAGTGGAGCGTAAACATGCTTGA
- the pcm gene encoding protein-L-isoaspartate O-methyltransferase, giving the protein MINSRSGSLEQFLRQQGIRDEAILRAMRALPRERFVSEALSHQAYQNNALPIGEGQTISQPYIVAKMTELLALQRDADVLEIGTGSGYQTAVLAQLVDHVHSVERIKSLQWNAKRLLKQLDIYNVSTKHGDGWKGWPSQSPFDAIIVTAAAESIPNELLLQLKEGGRLVIPVGELTQQLLRITRYGDEFYSEVIEDVRFVPLVAGELA; this is encoded by the coding sequence ATGATTAACTCTCGCTCAGGGTCGTTAGAGCAATTTTTACGTCAACAAGGTATTCGAGATGAAGCAATCTTGAGGGCTATGCGTGCATTACCACGTGAACGTTTTGTATCAGAAGCACTGTCACATCAAGCTTATCAAAATAATGCGTTGCCAATTGGCGAAGGACAAACTATTTCTCAGCCTTATATTGTCGCTAAAATGACTGAGTTATTAGCATTACAACGGGATGCTGATGTCCTAGAAATAGGTACAGGTTCAGGTTATCAAACTGCAGTTTTAGCCCAATTAGTTGACCATGTGCATTCAGTAGAGCGAATTAAATCACTTCAATGGAATGCAAAACGCCTACTTAAGCAGCTTGATATCTATAATGTATCGACAAAGCATGGTGATGGGTGGAAAGGGTGGCCGAGTCAAAGTCCATTTGATGCAATCATTGTGACTGCTGCTGCGGAATCGATACCTAATGAGTTATTATTACAGTTAAAAGAAGGTGGTAGGCTAGTAATTCCTGTTGGTGAATTAACACAACAATTACTACGTATTACTCGTTATGGGGATGAATTTTACTCAGAAGTGATTGAAGATGTCCGTTTTGTTCCATTAGTTGCCGGTGAATTAGCATAA
- the truD gene encoding tRNA pseudouridine synthase D has product MSDIMSNFSWLYGKPVATGKLKQLPEHFIVKEVLGFSFTGKGEHLMVKIRKTGENTKYVANELAKFCGVKSKDISWAGLKDRHAVTEQWLSVHLPKSDHLKFALFEATHPGVEILEMTRHNKKLRPGDLLGNSFQLIATEVTDMDDVLARLEKVKVSGVPNYFGSQRFGHEGNNVTEARRWGRENVRTRDNTKRSFYLSAARSWIFNHIVSQRITEGYFSQPVDGDILLDRSDRIVNENVTSEENIQKIQSGELSISAALAGDNQLPTTDTALALEQPNLDAEPDLMALICGNRMRHERRSVELHPDNLTWSSEGDTLTLNFSLTSGSFATVIVRELLQEIEVERTYE; this is encoded by the coding sequence ATGTCAGACATCATGTCTAATTTTTCGTGGTTATACGGAAAGCCAGTAGCAACAGGTAAATTAAAGCAACTGCCAGAACATTTCATTGTAAAAGAAGTGCTCGGTTTTTCGTTCACTGGTAAAGGTGAGCATCTAATGGTTAAGATCCGTAAAACGGGTGAAAATACCAAATATGTTGCCAATGAATTAGCTAAATTTTGTGGTGTAAAATCAAAAGACATCAGTTGGGCTGGTTTAAAAGATCGTCATGCTGTGACTGAACAATGGTTAAGCGTTCATTTACCAAAAAGTGATCATCTTAAGTTTGCTTTGTTTGAAGCCACTCATCCTGGTGTTGAAATTTTAGAAATGACGCGCCACAACAAAAAATTGCGTCCAGGTGATCTTCTAGGAAATAGCTTCCAGTTAATAGCGACCGAAGTAACTGACATGGACGATGTATTAGCTCGTTTAGAGAAAGTCAAAGTATCTGGGGTGCCTAACTATTTTGGTTCACAACGTTTTGGTCATGAAGGTAATAACGTGACCGAAGCACGCCGTTGGGGTCGTGAAAATGTGCGTACTCGTGATAATACTAAGCGTAGCTTCTATTTATCCGCTGCGCGTTCTTGGATCTTTAACCATATTGTTTCTCAAAGAATAACAGAGGGTTACTTCTCTCAACCTGTTGATGGTGATATTCTTCTAGATCGTTCAGATCGTATCGTTAATGAGAATGTAACCTCAGAAGAGAACATTCAAAAAATTCAGAGTGGTGAATTATCAATCAGTGCGGCATTAGCTGGTGATAATCAATTACCAACGACAGATACAGCGCTAGCATTGGAACAGCCAAACTTAGATGCTGAACCTGATTTAATGGCGCTGATCTGTGGTAACCGCATGCGTCATGAACGTCGCAGTGTTGAATTACATCCTGATAACCTCACTTGGTCTTCTGAGGGTGATACGTTAACGCTGAATTTCTCTTTAACATCAGGCAGTTTTGCAACGGTAATTGTCCGTGAGTTATTGCAAGAAATTGAAGTAGAAAGAACGTACGAATAA
- the surE gene encoding multifunctional protein SurE (stationary-phase survival protein SurE), with the protein MNKKLRILLSNDDGVFAEGLNTLAAVLSDIADITIVAPDRNRSGASNSLTLESPLRVRQIEAQIHSVQGTPTDCVHFALNELMKSNLPDLIITGINHGANLGDDTLYSGTVAAATEGHFLGLPAIAMSLVGDKHFDTAALVALKLVQNHLEKPLTTKRVLNVNVPDCEYAQISSWEITRLGARHHSESMIKDTDPRGETIYWLGPPGKKQDAGQGTDFYAVKHNCVSITPLQVDLTAHDSLTIMADWLLKESSIL; encoded by the coding sequence GTGAACAAAAAATTACGTATATTATTAAGTAATGATGATGGTGTTTTTGCTGAAGGGCTCAACACCCTGGCAGCAGTATTGTCTGATATTGCTGATATTACGATTGTTGCACCAGACCGAAACCGTTCAGGTGCTTCGAATTCACTTACACTTGAATCACCACTTCGAGTTCGTCAAATTGAAGCTCAAATTCATTCAGTACAAGGAACACCGACAGATTGTGTGCACTTTGCGTTGAATGAATTAATGAAAAGTAACCTTCCAGACCTTATTATTACAGGCATTAACCATGGTGCTAATTTGGGTGATGATACCTTGTATTCTGGAACGGTAGCAGCTGCAACAGAAGGGCATTTTCTAGGATTACCAGCAATAGCAATGTCTTTAGTGGGTGATAAACATTTTGATACAGCAGCGCTGGTTGCTTTAAAGCTAGTGCAAAACCATTTAGAAAAGCCACTAACGACAAAAAGAGTGCTGAATGTGAATGTCCCAGACTGTGAATATGCTCAAATATCTTCTTGGGAAATTACCCGTTTGGGTGCTAGGCACCATTCAGAGAGCATGATTAAAGATACAGACCCTCGTGGTGAAACTATTTATTGGTTGGGACCTCCTGGGAAGAAACAGGATGCAGGTCAAGGGACAGACTTTTATGCAGTGAAGCATAACTGTGTTTCTATCACTCCATTACAAGTAGATCTGACCGCCCATGATTCATTAACCATAATGGCAGATTGGTTATTAAAAGAGAGCTCAATATTATGA
- the ispF gene encoding 2-C-methyl-D-erythritol 2,4-cyclodiphosphate synthase — protein MRIGHGFDVHKFGGEGPVIIGGVNVPYEQGLIAHSDGDVALHALSDALLGAIAEGDIGRHFPDTDDKWKGADSRALLRDVYRRVKEKGLVLGNADVTIIAQAPKMAPHIQAMCAAIAEDLETELGNVNVKATTSERLGFTGRKEGIACEAVVLLVKASY, from the coding sequence ATGAGAATTGGACACGGATTTGATGTACATAAATTTGGTGGCGAAGGCCCAGTCATTATCGGTGGTGTCAATGTTCCTTATGAGCAAGGTTTAATAGCACACTCTGATGGCGACGTTGCACTCCATGCACTGAGTGATGCGTTGCTTGGGGCTATTGCTGAGGGTGATATTGGTCGTCACTTTCCTGATACTGATGATAAGTGGAAAGGTGCAGACAGTCGTGCTTTATTGCGTGATGTCTACCGTCGTGTAAAAGAGAAAGGGTTAGTTTTAGGTAATGCTGATGTAACTATTATTGCTCAAGCCCCTAAAATGGCACCACATATTCAAGCAATGTGCGCAGCAATTGCTGAAGATTTAGAAACAGAACTTGGTAATGTAAATGTAAAAGCGACAACGTCTGAACGTCTCGGTTTTACAGGAAGAAAAGAAGGCATCGCTTGTGAAGCGGTGGTGTTGTTAGTTAAAGCATCTTATTAA
- a CDS encoding putative ABC transporter, permease protein, giving the protein MVLPFFYLFLIIVCILPIIPGLIGVISSSFSYIPPIGLNDFSFNGYISVFEWSGISHSISLTLASAFISTMASCVISFSILQSTWQLPIWKKIEPLLSPLLAMPHVAFAIGFAFLFSPTGILARLLAPLGEFGFPIIINDSWSIGLILVLIIKEVPFLLLMSIPIMQQLNIDKTIVVSASLGYQRHQIWWKCLFPQWLRKARFPLLAIIAYSTSVVDVSLIIGSTNPPTFAVLVWQWFTEPDIKLQPRAGAGAMILFFLCLLLIAIHRFLEWGITKHCRHWQISGRMGFRLPGLSLFTTIAGIITLSLPMMILWSVAQRWRFPKLLPTQFTRRFWSHEWENLLPIITDSIVIAILSGTLALTLALLGHEVKIKYRWHIPSLLIAIPMLVPQLSLLFGLQVSALYFSSDSYWFWVVWSHVFFAFPYIFLALDGPWRSFDQRLIQTGLSLGKSPWYCWVKIKLPLLLPAVLYAWAVGISVSLAQYLPTQMLGAGRVATLTTEAVALSSGFDRRVTALYGLWQALLPFIFFSLAFIIGRAYSHRSHLNLTTRKNNE; this is encoded by the coding sequence ATGGTTTTACCTTTTTTTTATCTCTTTCTTATTATAGTTTGTATACTCCCGATCATCCCAGGGTTGATCGGAGTCATAAGCTCTTCTTTTAGCTATATCCCCCCGATTGGATTAAATGACTTCTCTTTTAACGGCTATATCTCTGTATTTGAATGGAGCGGAATATCACATTCTATAAGTTTAACCTTAGCTAGCGCCTTTATCAGCACGATGGCTTCTTGTGTTATTAGCTTTTCTATTTTACAGAGCACATGGCAACTGCCTATTTGGAAAAAAATAGAGCCTTTACTATCGCCATTACTTGCCATGCCCCATGTTGCTTTTGCTATTGGATTTGCTTTTCTCTTTTCTCCAACAGGTATACTAGCTAGGCTGCTTGCCCCCTTAGGAGAATTTGGTTTTCCAATTATCATTAATGATTCATGGAGTATCGGCCTAATTTTAGTACTGATCATTAAAGAAGTTCCCTTTCTGCTTTTAATGAGCATTCCTATTATGCAGCAACTGAATATAGACAAAACGATAGTAGTTTCTGCAAGCCTTGGCTACCAACGCCATCAAATTTGGTGGAAATGCCTTTTTCCTCAATGGCTTAGAAAAGCACGTTTTCCTTTACTTGCTATCATTGCTTATAGCACCTCAGTGGTCGACGTCAGTTTAATTATCGGCTCTACTAATCCTCCAACTTTTGCAGTTTTAGTATGGCAATGGTTTACAGAACCTGATATTAAATTACAGCCAAGAGCTGGCGCAGGGGCAATGATTCTCTTTTTCTTATGCCTTCTACTTATTGCTATACATCGCTTTTTAGAATGGGGGATCACCAAGCATTGCCGTCATTGGCAAATCTCTGGTCGTATGGGATTTCGCCTTCCTGGTTTGAGTTTATTTACCACAATCGCAGGTATTATCACATTATCATTGCCAATGATGATTCTATGGAGCGTAGCACAACGCTGGCGATTCCCTAAATTACTACCAACTCAATTTACACGTCGTTTTTGGAGCCATGAATGGGAAAACCTCCTACCAATTATCACTGACAGCATAGTAATAGCGATACTCTCAGGTACATTAGCTCTTACTTTGGCGCTGCTAGGGCATGAAGTCAAAATTAAATATCGTTGGCATATTCCTTCACTATTGATCGCAATCCCAATGTTAGTACCACAACTTTCTTTATTATTTGGTCTCCAAGTTAGTGCTCTCTATTTTTCTAGTGACTCTTATTGGTTTTGGGTTGTGTGGTCACATGTTTTCTTTGCATTTCCCTATATTTTCCTTGCCTTAGATGGACCATGGCGGAGTTTTGATCAACGCTTAATTCAAACAGGCCTGAGTCTTGGGAAATCCCCTTGGTATTGTTGGGTAAAAATAAAACTTCCTCTTCTGCTACCCGCTGTTTTATACGCGTGGGCAGTTGGGATCAGTGTAAGTTTGGCACAATATTTACCGACTCAAATGCTTGGTGCTGGAAGAGTAGCTACTTTAACAACTGAAGCTGTTGCACTTTCAAGTGGCTTTGATCGTCGAGTCACTGCGTTATATGGTTTATGGCAAGCGTTACTTCCTTTTATATTCTTTAGCTTAGCATTCATTATTGGGCGAGCCTATTCACACCGCTCTCACCTCAACTTAACAACAAGGAAAAATAACGAGTAA
- the rpoS gene encoding RNA polymerase sigma subunit RpoS (sigma-38), translating into MSKSNTVTKEVEEFELDTVNDSDVIAEESSERLEVTSSQKVMDATQLYLGEIGFSPLLTAEEEVYFSRLALKGDQAARSRMIESNLRLVVKIARRYNHRGLALLDLVEEGNLGLIRAVEKFDPERGFRFSTYATWWIRQTIERAIMNQTRTIRLPIHVVKELNVYLRAARELSQKLDHEPTPEEIAEKLDKPVSDVSRMLRLNERVTSVDSMVAGESDKALLDILPDTKHNDPESEAQKNDLNASLVGWLEQLNPKQKEVVARRFGLLGYETATLEQVGKEIGLTRERVRQIQVEGLRRLREIMTQQGLNMETLFAIEEH; encoded by the coding sequence ATGAGTAAAAGCAATACAGTAACTAAAGAAGTTGAAGAGTTCGAGCTAGATACAGTTAATGACAGTGACGTTATTGCTGAGGAAAGTTCGGAACGTCTTGAGGTAACCAGTTCACAAAAAGTAATGGATGCAACGCAACTTTACTTGGGTGAAATTGGCTTTTCTCCATTATTAACTGCAGAAGAAGAAGTTTATTTTAGTCGTTTAGCCTTAAAAGGTGATCAAGCGGCACGTTCTCGAATGATTGAGAGTAACCTTCGACTCGTTGTAAAAATAGCACGCCGTTACAATCATCGTGGTCTTGCACTGTTAGATCTAGTTGAAGAAGGTAATCTTGGGTTGATCCGAGCGGTTGAAAAGTTTGACCCAGAAAGAGGTTTTCGCTTTTCTACCTATGCAACATGGTGGATACGCCAGACTATTGAGCGTGCCATTATGAATCAAACTCGAACCATACGTTTACCTATTCATGTAGTAAAAGAGCTTAATGTTTATTTGCGAGCTGCACGTGAGCTTTCACAAAAACTAGATCATGAGCCAACGCCTGAAGAAATTGCAGAAAAATTAGATAAACCAGTTAGTGATGTGAGTCGTATGCTGCGTTTAAATGAACGAGTAACTTCTGTAGATTCAATGGTTGCCGGTGAGTCAGATAAAGCCTTACTGGATATTTTACCAGACACCAAACATAACGACCCTGAATCGGAAGCGCAAAAAAATGATCTTAATGCATCTCTAGTTGGTTGGCTTGAACAGCTAAACCCAAAACAGAAAGAAGTAGTCGCTCGTCGTTTTGGTTTATTAGGCTATGAAACAGCAACACTAGAACAAGTTGGTAAAGAGATTGGTTTAACGCGTGAACGAGTAAGACAAATTCAAGTGGAAGGTCTACGACGTCTGAGAGAAATTATGACGCAGCAAGGCTTGAATATGGAAACACTATTCGCAATTGAAGAGCATTAA
- a CDS encoding lipoprotein, LysM domain: protein MSLPRSYLIAATCGVLLSGCSMTANSPAPVSSVNHSSSYAGAERGSYRGSYYQVEKGDTLYFISYVTNKDVKELIAFNELDAPYIIHPGQKIKLWGPKYVAPVYGNDGHDFSKKNTSPATVTTGTTAIAVVPVVTNEYVSNNESNVSNSTNSSPVQKQSTKKVENTKPKEYVKSNNSVTSSKSTSVVEPKKTVKPKPIVKDKPIVKPKPSPKPKPVEKKSDKVDSWLWPTKGRVIAKFSTGDQGNKGIDIAGQRGQAIISTAKGTVVYAGNALRGYGNLIIIKHNDDYLSAYAHNESLFVKEGQNVNAGQKIASMGSSSTSSVRLHFEVRFRGKSVNPQRYLP from the coding sequence ATGTCTCTTCCTCGTTCGTACTTGATTGCTGCAACATGCGGTGTATTGCTTTCTGGTTGTAGTATGACGGCTAATAGCCCTGCACCTGTCTCTAGTGTCAATCACTCTTCTTCTTATGCTGGTGCTGAACGTGGTAGCTATCGTGGTAGTTATTATCAAGTAGAGAAAGGTGATACATTATATTTTATTTCATACGTAACGAATAAAGATGTTAAAGAGCTGATTGCTTTTAATGAATTAGATGCCCCTTATATTATTCATCCTGGTCAAAAAATTAAATTATGGGGGCCTAAATATGTCGCCCCAGTTTATGGAAATGATGGCCATGATTTTAGTAAAAAGAATACGTCCCCAGCAACAGTAACAACTGGTACAACAGCGATTGCCGTTGTACCAGTTGTTACTAATGAATATGTCAGTAATAACGAGTCAAATGTGTCGAATAGCACAAACTCATCACCTGTACAAAAACAAAGCACAAAAAAGGTTGAAAACACTAAACCTAAGGAGTATGTTAAATCTAACAATTCGGTAACATCTTCTAAATCAACGTCAGTTGTAGAGCCTAAAAAAACAGTTAAACCAAAGCCGATTGTTAAAGATAAGCCAATAGTTAAGCCCAAACCTTCACCTAAACCAAAACCAGTAGAAAAAAAATCGGATAAGGTAGATTCATGGTTATGGCCAACAAAAGGGCGAGTAATCGCCAAGTTTTCAACAGGAGATCAAGGTAATAAAGGGATTGATATTGCAGGCCAGCGAGGTCAAGCAATCATCTCTACCGCAAAAGGAACAGTGGTTTACGCAGGTAATGCGTTAAGAGGATATGGTAATTTAATTATTATTAAGCATAACGACGATTATTTAAGTGCCTATGCTCATAATGAGTCACTGTTTGTTAAAGAAGGTCAAAATGTCAATGCGGGGCAAAAAATAGCATCGATGGGCAGCTCAAGTACGAGCAGTGTTCGTTTGCATTTTGAGGTTCGCTTTAGAGGGAAATCGGTAAATCCACAACGGTATTTACCGTAA
- a CDS encoding putative phosphatidyltransferase: protein MLDKFSIRVIKKPLSMIASRLHQFGITANQTTVFGFILGCLAFPALIFQEYNIALILILLNRICDGLDGALARINGITDSGGFLDISLDFLFYSLIPFGFILANPEQNAIAGALLIFSFIGTGSSFLAFAIMAGKRNIDNPIYKNKSLYYMSGLTEGTETIACFVLFCLFPTHFTLIAYVYSALCWITTFNRIWSGFHTLQESEKQETS, encoded by the coding sequence ATGCTTGATAAATTCAGTATTAGAGTTATCAAAAAGCCCTTATCGATGATTGCTAGCCGTTTACATCAATTTGGGATCACAGCTAATCAAACAACCGTGTTTGGTTTTATTTTGGGGTGCTTAGCTTTTCCTGCTCTGATTTTTCAAGAATATAATATTGCGTTAATTCTCATATTATTGAATCGAATTTGTGATGGTTTGGATGGGGCACTAGCCAGAATTAATGGTATTACTGATTCTGGTGGCTTCTTAGATATTAGCTTAGATTTTTTATTTTACTCACTCATCCCTTTTGGTTTTATCTTGGCAAATCCTGAGCAAAATGCAATTGCTGGTGCACTGCTTATCTTTTCTTTCATCGGAACCGGAAGTAGCTTTTTAGCTTTTGCTATTATGGCTGGAAAACGAAATATTGATAATCCGATATATAAAAACAAATCCCTCTATTACATGAGTGGCTTAACGGAGGGGACAGAAACCATTGCTTGCTTTGTTCTATTCTGCTTATTTCCTACTCACTTTACCCTCATTGCCTATGTCTATTCTGCTTTATGTTGGATCACTACATTTAATCGTATTTGGTCTGGATTTCATACTTTACAAGAAAGTGAAAAACAGGAGACTTCATAA